Proteins encoded by one window of Lathyrus oleraceus cultivar Zhongwan6 chromosome 1, CAAS_Psat_ZW6_1.0, whole genome shotgun sequence:
- the LOC127121124 gene encoding disease resistance protein RPV1 yields MENEKPSSSSSKLGFPTMEQGDLPEIVNEPEPELVRKPEHVWIHDVFLSFRGEDTRACFTSHLYTALQNAGIKVFIDDNDLQRGDHISLSLSLAIQQSQIAIIVFSINYADSRWCLDELEKIMECRRAIGQVVVPVFYHLDPSEVRNQRGEFGVAFQRLLYKITNEVEINRAWKLVISWRDALREAASIAGFVILNSKNESEDIKRIVDKVSHLLNKTDLFVALNPVGVESRVQEVIQLLPIQSNEVLFLGMWGMGGIGKTTIAKAIYNKIGRNFEGRSFISNLRENGKNIAGLVGFQEQLLYDIFKETTIKIPNIESGINTLKHKLCRKKVLIVLDDVNSLDQLKTFCGSRKWFGPGSIIIITSRDMLLLRGRVHIIYKMSTMNESESIELFSWNAFMQACPKRGFVNISKNVVEYSGGLPLALEVLGSNLLNKMKSEWELVLEKLKRIPNSEVHKKLRISYDGLDDDDEKEIFLDIACFFIGMDKNDVILVLNDCGRSAEVGISILVERSLVTIDDKNMIGMHDLVRDMGREIVREESPREPEKRSRLWFHEDVIDILSRQSGKKCVMGLALKLPSANAKCFSTKAFQKMKRLKLLQLAEVKFDGDFEYVSRDLRWLSWNGLSHIPTNFHLENLVSIELENNNVELLWNKTLRMEKLKILNLSHSHHLTQSPDFSNMPNLEKIVLKDCPLLSEVSPTIGHLSKILLIDLEDCISLCSLPRSIYKLKSLKTLILSGCLKIEKLEEDLKQMESSSRVPFSVIGSKSIGYISLWSYEGFSHNLFPSIIWSWMSPTNNLPSQFQTSTIIPPLVVLDVPHSSSQELSSISKYLPSLRSLWVECKSEDQLALQTKIILNALYATVSKDLESTATTSQVSNSSTRTLIQCCSQVHVSGSKHWLKSIFIQMGVNCQVTNGLKEKILQNMDVNGSEGCLFPGDSYPDWLTFNSEGSSVDFTVPQVDGRNLKTMMCIIYTSTPDNITTYGLKNVLVNNYTKATIQLYKGEALVSFEDEESRRVVSSLEPGNKVEVVFVFENSVIVKKIAVYLVYDKPTKKIYHLPDLNAIACSDDENECSTMRFHTQEEPSYDFNQNRKKKNRVE; encoded by the exons ATGGAGAATGAAAAGCCTTCCTCATCCTCATCAAAGTTGGGGTTTCCAACTATGGAACAAGGTGATTTGCCAG AGATAGTTAATGAGCCGGAACCGGAACTGGTACGGAAACCTGAACACGTATGGATCCATGACGTGTTCTTAAGTTTCAGAGGAGAAGATACTCGTGCTTGCTTCACTTCACATCTCTACACCGCTCTTCAGAATGCAGGAATTAAGGTTTTTATTGACGATAATGACCTTCAAAGAGGAGATCACATTTCACTATCATTATCACTAGCAATCCAGCAGTCTCAGATTGCTATAATTGTTTTCTCTATAAATTATGCTGATTCACGATGGTGTCTAGATGAATTGGAAAAAATAATGGAGTGTCGTAGAGCCATAGGGCAGGTAGTTGTGCCAGTGTTTTACCATCTAGATCCCTCTGAAGTGCGAAATCAGAGGGGTGAATTTGGAGTAGCTTTTCAACGGCTTTTGTATAAAATTACAAACGAGGTAGAGATTAATCGGGCATGGAAGTTGGTGATAAGTTGGAGAGACGCCCTTCGTGAGGCAGCTAGCATCGCCGGCTTTGTAATACTAAACTCCAA GAATGAAAGTGAAGATATCAAAAGAATTGTTGACAAAGTTTCACATTTACTCAACAAGACAGACTTGTTCGTTGCCCTTAATCCTGTGGGAGTTGAATCTCGAGTGCAAGAGGTCATTCAACTTCTACCCATTCAATCAAATGAAGTTCTATTTCTAGGGATGTGGGGCATGGGGGGAATTGGTAAAACAACCATTGCAAAAGCCATTTACAATAAAATTGGCCGCAATTTTGAAGGTAGGAGCTTCATTTCAAATCTTAGGGAAAACGGGAAGAATATTGCTGGACTAGTGGGTTTCCAAGAGCAACTTCTGTATGATATTTTCAAAGAAACGACAATTAAAATACCAAACATTGAGTCAGGAATAAACACATTAAAGCATAAACTTTGCCGTAAGAAAGTACTTATTGTACTTGATGATGTGAATTCGTTAGACCAACTGAAAACTTTCTGTGGAAGTCGTAAATGGTTTGGTCCAGGGAGTATAATAATCATCACATCGAGAGATATGCTTTTACTTAGAGGGAGAGTTCACATTATATACAAAATGTCAACAATGAATGAAAGTGAATCAATTGAACTTTTTAGTTGGAATGCATTCATGCAAGCGTGTCCTAAGAGAGGTTTTGTTAACATTTCCAAAAACGTAGTTGAATATTCTGGGGGATTGCCGCTAGCTCTCGAAGTCCTTGGGTCTAATTTGCTTAATAAGATGAAATCCGAGTGGGAACTTGTATTGGAGAAACTCAAAAGAATTCCCAATAGTGAAGTGCATAAGAAGTTAAGAATAAGTTATGATGGTTTAGATGATGATGATGAGAAAGAAATATTTCTTGACATAGCTTGTTTCTTTATTGGGATGGACAAAAATGATGTTATACTTGTATTGAATGACTGTGGACGTTCTGCAGAAGTTGGAATAAGCATCCTTGTTGAGCGTAGCCTTGTGACTATCGATGATAAGAACATGATTGGAATGCATGATTTGGTGCGAGATATGGGAAGAGAAATCGTCCGTGAGGAATCACCAAGGGAGCCTGAAAAACGTAGCAGGTTGTGGTTTCACGAGGATGTGATAGACATATTATCAAGACAAAGC GGAAAAAAATGTGTTATGGGACTGGCTTTGAAGCTGCCTAGTGCAAATGCAAAATGTTTTAGCACCAAAGCATTTCAGAAGATGAAAAGGCTCAAATTGCTTCAACTTGCTGAAGTAAAATTTGATGGAGATTTTGAATATGTTTCAAGAGATCTAAGATGGCTGTCATGGAATGGATTAAGTCACATACCTACAAACTTCCATCTAGAAAATTTGGTTTCTATTGAGTTAGAGAACAATAATGTCGAACTTCTATGGAATAAGACTCTG AGGATGGAGAAGCTAAAAATTCTCAATCTTAGTCATTCTCACCATCTCACCCAAAGCCCTGACTTTTCAAACATGCCTAATCTTGAAAAGATAGTACTCAAAGATTGTCCATTGTTGTCTGAGGTTTCTCCTACCATTGGACATCTCAGTAAAATTCTTTTGATAGATTTAGAAGACTGTATTAGCTTATGTAGCCTCCCAAGAAGCATCTATAAGTTGAAATCTCTGAAAACTCTCATTCTTTCGGGTTGTTTAAAGATTGAAAAGTTGGAAGAAGACTTGAAACAAATGGAATCTTCATCCAGAGTGCCCTTTTCAGTGATAGGGTCCAAAAGCATTGGATATATTTCTCTGTGGAGCTATGAAGGATTTTCACATAATCTGTTTCCATCTATAATTTGGTCTTGGATGTCACCAACAAATAATCTCCCATCCCAATTTCAAACTTCTACTATCATACCACCTCTCGTTGTTTTAGATGTACCACATAGTAGTTCCCAGGAACTATCATCAATTTCTAAGTACCTTCCAAGTCTTAGAAGTCTTTGGGTGGAGTGCAAATCTGAAGATCAACTTGCTTTACAAACTAAAATAATTTTGAATGCTTTATATGCCACAGTTTCTAAGGATTTGGAATCAACTGCAACTACATCACAAGTATCAAATAGTAGTACTCGTACATTAATTCAATGTTGTAGTCAAGTGCATGTTTCGGGATCAAAACATTGGTTGAAGTCTATTTTCATTCAAATGGGAGTGAATTGCCAAGTCACCAATGGTTTGAAAGAGAAAATTTTACAG AATATGGATGTCAATGGGAGCGAAGGTTGTTTGTTCCCCGGTGATAGTTATCCAGATTGGTTAACCTTTAATTCTGAAGGTTCCTCGGTAGATTTTACAGTCCCTCAAGTGGATGGGCGTAACTTGAAGACAATGATGTGTATCATCTATACTTCCACCCCAGATAACATAACAACATACGGCCTTAAAAATGTGTTGGTAAACAATTACACAAAGGCCACCATTCAGCTCTATAAGGGAGAGGCACTAGTCTCCTTTGAAGATGAAGAGAGTCGGAGAGTAGTATCAAGTTTAGAACCCGGTAACAAAGTGGAGGTCGTGTTTGTTTTTGAGAACAGTGTCATTGTGAAGAAGATAGCAGTTTATCTTGTATACGATAAACCAACTAAGAAGATATATCATTTACCAGATTTGAATGCCATTGCTTGTAGTGATGATGAAAATGAATGCTCTACCATGAGATTTCATACTCAAGAAGAGCCTTCATATGACTTCAATCAGAATAGAAAGAAGAAAAATCGAGTGGAATGA